A DNA window from Bos indicus isolate NIAB-ARS_2022 breed Sahiwal x Tharparkar chromosome 9, NIAB-ARS_B.indTharparkar_mat_pri_1.0, whole genome shotgun sequence contains the following coding sequences:
- the TUBE1 gene encoding tubulin epsilon chain isoform X1, whose translation MTQSVVVQVGQCGNQIGCCFWDLALREHAAVNKKGIYDEAISSFFRNVDTRVVGDGGTISKGKICSLKARAVLIDMEEGVVNEILQGPLRDVFDSKQLITDISGSGNNWAVGHKVFGSLYQEKILEKLRKSAEHCDCLQCFFIIHSMGGGTGSGLGTFLLKVLEDEFPEVYRFVTSIYPSGEDDVITSPYNSILAMKELNEHADCVLPIDNQSLFDIISKIDLMVNSGKLGAAIKPKSLVTSSTGVFKKRQEKPFDAMNNIVANLLLNLTSSARFEGSLNMDLNEISMNLVPFPQLHYLVSSLTPLYTLADVNIPPRRLDQMFSDAFSRDHQLIRADPRHSLYLACALMVRGNVQISDLRRNIERLKPSLQFVSWNQEGWKTSLCSVPPVGHSHSLLALANNTCVKPTFIELRERFLRLYKKKAHLHHYLQIEGMEESCFTEAVSSLSALIQEYNQLDATKSMPVEDLPRLNVAM comes from the exons ATGACCCAGTCGGTGGTGGTACAGG TGGGCCAGTGCGGAAACCAGATCGGCTGCTGCTTCTGGGACCTGGCGCTAAGGGAGCATGCCGCCGTCAACAAG aaagggATTTATGATGAGGCAATAAGCAGCTTCTTTAGAAATGTGGATACCAG AGTGGTTGGTGATGGTGGCACTATTTCCAAAGGgaaaatttgttctttaaaagcACGT gcTGTTTTGATTGACATGGAGGAAGGGGTAGTAAATGAAATTCTTCAGGGACCATTGAGAGATGTATTTGATAGTAAGCAGCTCATCACTGATATTTCTGGCTCGGGGAATAATTG GGCTGTGGGTCACAAAGTCTTTGGCAGTCTTTATCAGGAAAAGATTTTAGAGAAGCTCAGAAAGTCAGCAGAGCACTGTGATTGTTTGCAGTGTTTTTTTATAATACATTCCATGGGAGGAG GAACAGGATCTGGACTTGGCACATTTCTTTTAAAGGTGCTCGAGGATGAATTCCCAGAAGTATACAGATTCGTGACTTCAATTTATCCTTCTGGTGAGGATGATGTCATAACCTCACCTTACAATAGCATCTTGGCAATGAAGGAACTTAATGAGCATGCAGACTGTGTTTTGCCCATTGACAACCAA tctttatttgaCATCATTAGCAAAATTGACCTCATGGTGAATTCTGGAAAGCTGGGTGCAGCTATAAAGCCAAAGAGTCTGGTTACTTCAAGTACTGGAGTTTTTAAAAAGCGGCAGGAGAAACCTTTCGATGCAATGAACAACATTGTGGCAAATTTGCTGCTCAATTTAACAAG cTCTGCCAGGTTTGAAGGATCCCTTAATATGGACCTGAATGAAATCAGCATGAATTTAGTTCCTTTTCCTCAACTGCATTATCTTGTTTCAAGCCTAACACCTCTGTATACACTGGCAGATGTTAACATTCCTCCTCGAAG GCTGGATCAGATGTTTTCAGATGCCTTTAGTAGAGATCACCAGCTAATTCGAGCTGACCCCAGACATAGTCTCTACCTCGCCTGTGCCCTCATGGTTAGAGGAAATGTACAAATTTCTGATCTTCGCAGAAACATCGAAAG ATTAAAACCTTCTCTACAGTTTGTCTCCTGGAATCAAGAAGGCTGGAAGACCAGCTTGTGTTCAGTACCTCCCGTGGGCCATTCCCATTCATTATTAGCATTAGCAAACAACACGTGCGTGAAGCCTACCTTCATAGAACTGAGAGAGAGATTCTTAAGGCTCTACAAGAAGAAG GCTCATCTTCATCACTATCTACAAATTGAAGGGATGGAGGAAAGCTGTTTCACAGAAGCCGTGTCATCTTTATCAGCACTTATACAGGAATATAACCAACTGGATGCCACAAAAAGCATGCCTGTGGAAGATTTACCTAGACTAAACGTAGCTATGTGA
- the TUBE1 gene encoding tubulin epsilon chain isoform X3, producing MTQSVVVQVGQCGNQIGCCFWDLALREHAAVNKAVLIDMEEGVVNEILQGPLRDVFDSKQLITDISGSGNNWAVGHKVFGSLYQEKILEKLRKSAEHCDCLQCFFIIHSMGGGTGSGLGTFLLKVLEDEFPEVYRFVTSIYPSGEDDVITSPYNSILAMKELNEHADCVLPIDNQSLFDIISKIDLMVNSGKLGAAIKPKSLVTSSTGVFKKRQEKPFDAMNNIVANLLLNLTSSARFEGSLNMDLNEISMNLVPFPQLHYLVSSLTPLYTLADVNIPPRRLDQMFSDAFSRDHQLIRADPRHSLYLACALMVRGNVQISDLRRNIERLKPSLQFVSWNQEGWKTSLCSVPPVGHSHSLLALANNTCVKPTFIELRERFLRLYKKKAHLHHYLQIEGMEESCFTEAVSSLSALIQEYNQLDATKSMPVEDLPRLNVAM from the exons ATGACCCAGTCGGTGGTGGTACAGG TGGGCCAGTGCGGAAACCAGATCGGCTGCTGCTTCTGGGACCTGGCGCTAAGGGAGCATGCCGCCGTCAACAAG gcTGTTTTGATTGACATGGAGGAAGGGGTAGTAAATGAAATTCTTCAGGGACCATTGAGAGATGTATTTGATAGTAAGCAGCTCATCACTGATATTTCTGGCTCGGGGAATAATTG GGCTGTGGGTCACAAAGTCTTTGGCAGTCTTTATCAGGAAAAGATTTTAGAGAAGCTCAGAAAGTCAGCAGAGCACTGTGATTGTTTGCAGTGTTTTTTTATAATACATTCCATGGGAGGAG GAACAGGATCTGGACTTGGCACATTTCTTTTAAAGGTGCTCGAGGATGAATTCCCAGAAGTATACAGATTCGTGACTTCAATTTATCCTTCTGGTGAGGATGATGTCATAACCTCACCTTACAATAGCATCTTGGCAATGAAGGAACTTAATGAGCATGCAGACTGTGTTTTGCCCATTGACAACCAA tctttatttgaCATCATTAGCAAAATTGACCTCATGGTGAATTCTGGAAAGCTGGGTGCAGCTATAAAGCCAAAGAGTCTGGTTACTTCAAGTACTGGAGTTTTTAAAAAGCGGCAGGAGAAACCTTTCGATGCAATGAACAACATTGTGGCAAATTTGCTGCTCAATTTAACAAG cTCTGCCAGGTTTGAAGGATCCCTTAATATGGACCTGAATGAAATCAGCATGAATTTAGTTCCTTTTCCTCAACTGCATTATCTTGTTTCAAGCCTAACACCTCTGTATACACTGGCAGATGTTAACATTCCTCCTCGAAG GCTGGATCAGATGTTTTCAGATGCCTTTAGTAGAGATCACCAGCTAATTCGAGCTGACCCCAGACATAGTCTCTACCTCGCCTGTGCCCTCATGGTTAGAGGAAATGTACAAATTTCTGATCTTCGCAGAAACATCGAAAG ATTAAAACCTTCTCTACAGTTTGTCTCCTGGAATCAAGAAGGCTGGAAGACCAGCTTGTGTTCAGTACCTCCCGTGGGCCATTCCCATTCATTATTAGCATTAGCAAACAACACGTGCGTGAAGCCTACCTTCATAGAACTGAGAGAGAGATTCTTAAGGCTCTACAAGAAGAAG GCTCATCTTCATCACTATCTACAAATTGAAGGGATGGAGGAAAGCTGTTTCACAGAAGCCGTGTCATCTTTATCAGCACTTATACAGGAATATAACCAACTGGATGCCACAAAAAGCATGCCTGTGGAAGATTTACCTAGACTAAACGTAGCTATGTGA
- the TUBE1 gene encoding tubulin epsilon chain isoform X4, with translation MPPSTRVVGDGGTISKGKICSLKARAVLIDMEEGVVNEILQGPLRDVFDSKQLITDISGSGNNWAVGHKVFGSLYQEKILEKLRKSAEHCDCLQCFFIIHSMGGGTGSGLGTFLLKVLEDEFPEVYRFVTSIYPSGEDDVITSPYNSILAMKELNEHADCVLPIDNQSLFDIISKIDLMVNSGKLGAAIKPKSLVTSSTGVFKKRQEKPFDAMNNIVANLLLNLTSSARFEGSLNMDLNEISMNLVPFPQLHYLVSSLTPLYTLADVNIPPRRLDQMFSDAFSRDHQLIRADPRHSLYLACALMVRGNVQISDLRRNIERLKPSLQFVSWNQEGWKTSLCSVPPVGHSHSLLALANNTCVKPTFIELRERFLRLYKKKAHLHHYLQIEGMEESCFTEAVSSLSALIQEYNQLDATKSMPVEDLPRLNVAM, from the exons ATGCCGCCGTCAACAAG AGTGGTTGGTGATGGTGGCACTATTTCCAAAGGgaaaatttgttctttaaaagcACGT gcTGTTTTGATTGACATGGAGGAAGGGGTAGTAAATGAAATTCTTCAGGGACCATTGAGAGATGTATTTGATAGTAAGCAGCTCATCACTGATATTTCTGGCTCGGGGAATAATTG GGCTGTGGGTCACAAAGTCTTTGGCAGTCTTTATCAGGAAAAGATTTTAGAGAAGCTCAGAAAGTCAGCAGAGCACTGTGATTGTTTGCAGTGTTTTTTTATAATACATTCCATGGGAGGAG GAACAGGATCTGGACTTGGCACATTTCTTTTAAAGGTGCTCGAGGATGAATTCCCAGAAGTATACAGATTCGTGACTTCAATTTATCCTTCTGGTGAGGATGATGTCATAACCTCACCTTACAATAGCATCTTGGCAATGAAGGAACTTAATGAGCATGCAGACTGTGTTTTGCCCATTGACAACCAA tctttatttgaCATCATTAGCAAAATTGACCTCATGGTGAATTCTGGAAAGCTGGGTGCAGCTATAAAGCCAAAGAGTCTGGTTACTTCAAGTACTGGAGTTTTTAAAAAGCGGCAGGAGAAACCTTTCGATGCAATGAACAACATTGTGGCAAATTTGCTGCTCAATTTAACAAG cTCTGCCAGGTTTGAAGGATCCCTTAATATGGACCTGAATGAAATCAGCATGAATTTAGTTCCTTTTCCTCAACTGCATTATCTTGTTTCAAGCCTAACACCTCTGTATACACTGGCAGATGTTAACATTCCTCCTCGAAG GCTGGATCAGATGTTTTCAGATGCCTTTAGTAGAGATCACCAGCTAATTCGAGCTGACCCCAGACATAGTCTCTACCTCGCCTGTGCCCTCATGGTTAGAGGAAATGTACAAATTTCTGATCTTCGCAGAAACATCGAAAG ATTAAAACCTTCTCTACAGTTTGTCTCCTGGAATCAAGAAGGCTGGAAGACCAGCTTGTGTTCAGTACCTCCCGTGGGCCATTCCCATTCATTATTAGCATTAGCAAACAACACGTGCGTGAAGCCTACCTTCATAGAACTGAGAGAGAGATTCTTAAGGCTCTACAAGAAGAAG GCTCATCTTCATCACTATCTACAAATTGAAGGGATGGAGGAAAGCTGTTTCACAGAAGCCGTGTCATCTTTATCAGCACTTATACAGGAATATAACCAACTGGATGCCACAAAAAGCATGCCTGTGGAAGATTTACCTAGACTAAACGTAGCTATGTGA
- the TUBE1 gene encoding tubulin epsilon chain isoform X2 has product MGFSRQEHWSGVPLPSPECRVVGDGGTISKGKICSLKARAVLIDMEEGVVNEILQGPLRDVFDSKQLITDISGSGNNWAVGHKVFGSLYQEKILEKLRKSAEHCDCLQCFFIIHSMGGGTGSGLGTFLLKVLEDEFPEVYRFVTSIYPSGEDDVITSPYNSILAMKELNEHADCVLPIDNQSLFDIISKIDLMVNSGKLGAAIKPKSLVTSSTGVFKKRQEKPFDAMNNIVANLLLNLTSSARFEGSLNMDLNEISMNLVPFPQLHYLVSSLTPLYTLADVNIPPRRLDQMFSDAFSRDHQLIRADPRHSLYLACALMVRGNVQISDLRRNIERLKPSLQFVSWNQEGWKTSLCSVPPVGHSHSLLALANNTCVKPTFIELRERFLRLYKKKAHLHHYLQIEGMEESCFTEAVSSLSALIQEYNQLDATKSMPVEDLPRLNVAM; this is encoded by the exons atgggattttccaggcaagagcactggagtggggtgccattgccttctccggaatgcAG AGTGGTTGGTGATGGTGGCACTATTTCCAAAGGgaaaatttgttctttaaaagcACGT gcTGTTTTGATTGACATGGAGGAAGGGGTAGTAAATGAAATTCTTCAGGGACCATTGAGAGATGTATTTGATAGTAAGCAGCTCATCACTGATATTTCTGGCTCGGGGAATAATTG GGCTGTGGGTCACAAAGTCTTTGGCAGTCTTTATCAGGAAAAGATTTTAGAGAAGCTCAGAAAGTCAGCAGAGCACTGTGATTGTTTGCAGTGTTTTTTTATAATACATTCCATGGGAGGAG GAACAGGATCTGGACTTGGCACATTTCTTTTAAAGGTGCTCGAGGATGAATTCCCAGAAGTATACAGATTCGTGACTTCAATTTATCCTTCTGGTGAGGATGATGTCATAACCTCACCTTACAATAGCATCTTGGCAATGAAGGAACTTAATGAGCATGCAGACTGTGTTTTGCCCATTGACAACCAA tctttatttgaCATCATTAGCAAAATTGACCTCATGGTGAATTCTGGAAAGCTGGGTGCAGCTATAAAGCCAAAGAGTCTGGTTACTTCAAGTACTGGAGTTTTTAAAAAGCGGCAGGAGAAACCTTTCGATGCAATGAACAACATTGTGGCAAATTTGCTGCTCAATTTAACAAG cTCTGCCAGGTTTGAAGGATCCCTTAATATGGACCTGAATGAAATCAGCATGAATTTAGTTCCTTTTCCTCAACTGCATTATCTTGTTTCAAGCCTAACACCTCTGTATACACTGGCAGATGTTAACATTCCTCCTCGAAG GCTGGATCAGATGTTTTCAGATGCCTTTAGTAGAGATCACCAGCTAATTCGAGCTGACCCCAGACATAGTCTCTACCTCGCCTGTGCCCTCATGGTTAGAGGAAATGTACAAATTTCTGATCTTCGCAGAAACATCGAAAG ATTAAAACCTTCTCTACAGTTTGTCTCCTGGAATCAAGAAGGCTGGAAGACCAGCTTGTGTTCAGTACCTCCCGTGGGCCATTCCCATTCATTATTAGCATTAGCAAACAACACGTGCGTGAAGCCTACCTTCATAGAACTGAGAGAGAGATTCTTAAGGCTCTACAAGAAGAAG GCTCATCTTCATCACTATCTACAAATTGAAGGGATGGAGGAAAGCTGTTTCACAGAAGCCGTGTCATCTTTATCAGCACTTATACAGGAATATAACCAACTGGATGCCACAAAAAGCATGCCTGTGGAAGATTTACCTAGACTAAACGTAGCTATGTGA
- the TUBE1 gene encoding tubulin epsilon chain isoform X5, producing MAVLIDMEEGVVNEILQGPLRDVFDSKQLITDISGSGNNWAVGHKVFGSLYQEKILEKLRKSAEHCDCLQCFFIIHSMGGGTGSGLGTFLLKVLEDEFPEVYRFVTSIYPSGEDDVITSPYNSILAMKELNEHADCVLPIDNQSLFDIISKIDLMVNSGKLGAAIKPKSLVTSSTGVFKKRQEKPFDAMNNIVANLLLNLTSSARFEGSLNMDLNEISMNLVPFPQLHYLVSSLTPLYTLADVNIPPRRLDQMFSDAFSRDHQLIRADPRHSLYLACALMVRGNVQISDLRRNIERLKPSLQFVSWNQEGWKTSLCSVPPVGHSHSLLALANNTCVKPTFIELRERFLRLYKKKAHLHHYLQIEGMEESCFTEAVSSLSALIQEYNQLDATKSMPVEDLPRLNVAM from the exons atg gcTGTTTTGATTGACATGGAGGAAGGGGTAGTAAATGAAATTCTTCAGGGACCATTGAGAGATGTATTTGATAGTAAGCAGCTCATCACTGATATTTCTGGCTCGGGGAATAATTG GGCTGTGGGTCACAAAGTCTTTGGCAGTCTTTATCAGGAAAAGATTTTAGAGAAGCTCAGAAAGTCAGCAGAGCACTGTGATTGTTTGCAGTGTTTTTTTATAATACATTCCATGGGAGGAG GAACAGGATCTGGACTTGGCACATTTCTTTTAAAGGTGCTCGAGGATGAATTCCCAGAAGTATACAGATTCGTGACTTCAATTTATCCTTCTGGTGAGGATGATGTCATAACCTCACCTTACAATAGCATCTTGGCAATGAAGGAACTTAATGAGCATGCAGACTGTGTTTTGCCCATTGACAACCAA tctttatttgaCATCATTAGCAAAATTGACCTCATGGTGAATTCTGGAAAGCTGGGTGCAGCTATAAAGCCAAAGAGTCTGGTTACTTCAAGTACTGGAGTTTTTAAAAAGCGGCAGGAGAAACCTTTCGATGCAATGAACAACATTGTGGCAAATTTGCTGCTCAATTTAACAAG cTCTGCCAGGTTTGAAGGATCCCTTAATATGGACCTGAATGAAATCAGCATGAATTTAGTTCCTTTTCCTCAACTGCATTATCTTGTTTCAAGCCTAACACCTCTGTATACACTGGCAGATGTTAACATTCCTCCTCGAAG GCTGGATCAGATGTTTTCAGATGCCTTTAGTAGAGATCACCAGCTAATTCGAGCTGACCCCAGACATAGTCTCTACCTCGCCTGTGCCCTCATGGTTAGAGGAAATGTACAAATTTCTGATCTTCGCAGAAACATCGAAAG ATTAAAACCTTCTCTACAGTTTGTCTCCTGGAATCAAGAAGGCTGGAAGACCAGCTTGTGTTCAGTACCTCCCGTGGGCCATTCCCATTCATTATTAGCATTAGCAAACAACACGTGCGTGAAGCCTACCTTCATAGAACTGAGAGAGAGATTCTTAAGGCTCTACAAGAAGAAG GCTCATCTTCATCACTATCTACAAATTGAAGGGATGGAGGAAAGCTGTTTCACAGAAGCCGTGTCATCTTTATCAGCACTTATACAGGAATATAACCAACTGGATGCCACAAAAAGCATGCCTGTGGAAGATTTACCTAGACTAAACGTAGCTATGTGA
- the TUBE1 gene encoding tubulin epsilon chain isoform X6: protein MEEGVVNEILQGPLRDVFDSKQLITDISGSGNNWAVGHKVFGSLYQEKILEKLRKSAEHCDCLQCFFIIHSMGGGTGSGLGTFLLKVLEDEFPEVYRFVTSIYPSGEDDVITSPYNSILAMKELNEHADCVLPIDNQSLFDIISKIDLMVNSGKLGAAIKPKSLVTSSTGVFKKRQEKPFDAMNNIVANLLLNLTSSARFEGSLNMDLNEISMNLVPFPQLHYLVSSLTPLYTLADVNIPPRRLDQMFSDAFSRDHQLIRADPRHSLYLACALMVRGNVQISDLRRNIERLKPSLQFVSWNQEGWKTSLCSVPPVGHSHSLLALANNTCVKPTFIELRERFLRLYKKKAHLHHYLQIEGMEESCFTEAVSSLSALIQEYNQLDATKSMPVEDLPRLNVAM from the exons ATGGAGGAAGGGGTAGTAAATGAAATTCTTCAGGGACCATTGAGAGATGTATTTGATAGTAAGCAGCTCATCACTGATATTTCTGGCTCGGGGAATAATTG GGCTGTGGGTCACAAAGTCTTTGGCAGTCTTTATCAGGAAAAGATTTTAGAGAAGCTCAGAAAGTCAGCAGAGCACTGTGATTGTTTGCAGTGTTTTTTTATAATACATTCCATGGGAGGAG GAACAGGATCTGGACTTGGCACATTTCTTTTAAAGGTGCTCGAGGATGAATTCCCAGAAGTATACAGATTCGTGACTTCAATTTATCCTTCTGGTGAGGATGATGTCATAACCTCACCTTACAATAGCATCTTGGCAATGAAGGAACTTAATGAGCATGCAGACTGTGTTTTGCCCATTGACAACCAA tctttatttgaCATCATTAGCAAAATTGACCTCATGGTGAATTCTGGAAAGCTGGGTGCAGCTATAAAGCCAAAGAGTCTGGTTACTTCAAGTACTGGAGTTTTTAAAAAGCGGCAGGAGAAACCTTTCGATGCAATGAACAACATTGTGGCAAATTTGCTGCTCAATTTAACAAG cTCTGCCAGGTTTGAAGGATCCCTTAATATGGACCTGAATGAAATCAGCATGAATTTAGTTCCTTTTCCTCAACTGCATTATCTTGTTTCAAGCCTAACACCTCTGTATACACTGGCAGATGTTAACATTCCTCCTCGAAG GCTGGATCAGATGTTTTCAGATGCCTTTAGTAGAGATCACCAGCTAATTCGAGCTGACCCCAGACATAGTCTCTACCTCGCCTGTGCCCTCATGGTTAGAGGAAATGTACAAATTTCTGATCTTCGCAGAAACATCGAAAG ATTAAAACCTTCTCTACAGTTTGTCTCCTGGAATCAAGAAGGCTGGAAGACCAGCTTGTGTTCAGTACCTCCCGTGGGCCATTCCCATTCATTATTAGCATTAGCAAACAACACGTGCGTGAAGCCTACCTTCATAGAACTGAGAGAGAGATTCTTAAGGCTCTACAAGAAGAAG GCTCATCTTCATCACTATCTACAAATTGAAGGGATGGAGGAAAGCTGTTTCACAGAAGCCGTGTCATCTTTATCAGCACTTATACAGGAATATAACCAACTGGATGCCACAAAAAGCATGCCTGTGGAAGATTTACCTAGACTAAACGTAGCTATGTGA